A single window of Botrytis cinerea B05.10 chromosome 15, complete sequence DNA harbors:
- the Bcdie2 gene encoding Bcdie2 — MAGAIPTLLVGFLTAVGRSDPSSRRGLNVKTALAVSLTVASLAGFWEYQVTKNVPEPYLDEVFHIPQAQAYCRWDYATWDPKLTTPPGLYWWSHFLSIVSGFTTCNAHFLRTTNVIALIYIMMLAWKCRNLIIRAGVENRTDQIPKLISADSLHTAANIALFPPLFFFSGLYYTDVLSTCVVLYLYKQFLEQAELNEIRKSWKKDALFYLCGVLALCMRQTNIFWAAVFLGGMECVRTMRGTYRPTAPSLRHHHASSTEEYLKEVGELVKSEHLHDPPLHAAGLEDFVLTPLSIVWTAITRLPTIILQLIPHISLLITFGAFVFINGGVVLGDKSNHVATIHLSQLLYLWPFIAFFSFPLLVPTFFSLLSNSIDNFLHPSKFLTSSLNTQLRALITFGLILASLLGSLVIVKYNTIIHPFTLADNRHYIFYVFRYSILRHPLIRYLLAPIYIFCFFLIFKTLSGSSYEYTSSHVSSPQEKEPEKSKNSNSNSKNHKPSSNLVLPSTPLSTLFLLLLTTALSLITAPLVEPRYFILPFIFLRLHFPTLATSPSPKIKINTRLYAETMWYLLINAVTGYIFLYRGFEWVQEPGKVQRFMW; from the exons ATGGCCGGCGCTATTCCTACTCTCCTCGTGGGGTTTCTTACTGCCGTGGGCAGATCAGACCCAAGCTCACGGAGAGGATTGAATGTCAAAACCGCTCTTGCTGTCTCGTTGACTGTGGCTTCCCTTGCCGGGTTTTGGGAATATCAGGTGACCAAGAATGTCCCTGAGCCTTATTTG GATGAAGTATTCCATATACCACAAGCTCAAGCATACTGTAGATGGGACTATGCTACTTGGGATCCAAAGCTTACTACACCACCTGGATT ATATTGGTGGAGTCACTTTCTGAGCATAGTCTCTGGTTTCACAACATGCAATGCACATTTTCTTCGGACAACGAATGTTATTGCGCTCATATATATTATGATGCTTGCTTGGAAATGTCGAAACCTCATTATTCGAGCCGGGGTTGAAAACCGTACTGATCAAATTCCTAAGTTGATATCCGCCGATTCATTACATACAGCTGCGAATATTGCCTTATTTCCTCCTctgtttttcttctctggATTATATTACACCGATGTACTGTCTACTTGTGTGGTTTTGTATCTGTATAAGCAATTTCTCGAGCAAGCAGAACTTAACGAGATTCGCAAATCGTGGAAAAAAGATGCATTGTTCTACCTCTGCGGTGTGTTGGCTCTATGTATGAGACAGACGAACATCTTTTGGGCTGCTGTATTCTTAGGGGGGATGGAGTGTGTAAGGACGATGAGAGGAACATATCGCCCCACTGCTCCGTCTTTGAGACATCATCACGCATCATCAACAGAAGAGTATCTGAAAGAAGTTGGCGAGCTTGTGAAATCGGAGCATCTGCATGATCCGCCTCTACATGCTGCTGGTCTTGAAG ATTTCGTCCTCACACCTCTTTCAATTGTCTGGACCGCCATAACCCGTCTCCCAACAATTATCCTCCAATTAATCCCCCACATCTCACTTCTCATCACATTTGGCGCTTTTGTCTTCATCAACGGCGGAGTTGTGCTAGGCGATAAATCAAACCACGTCGCTACCATCCACCTCTCACAACTCTTGTATCTCTGGCCCTTCATTGCCTTCTTCTCGTTTCCACTACTAGTCCCAACCTTCTTCTCACTCCTCTCGAACTCAATCGACAATTTTCTCCACCCATCCAAATTCCTCACATCTTCACTCAACACCCAACTCCGGGCCCTCATAACCTTCGGTCTCATCCTCGCATCTCTCCTCGGCTCTCTCGTAATCGTAAAATACAACACCataatccatccattcacccTCGCCGACAACCGACACTACATATTCTACGTATTCCGATACAGCATCCTCCGCCATCCTCTTATCCGGTACTTGCTCGCTCCCATCTAcattttctgtttcttcCTAATCTTCAAAACACTTTCCGGATCTTCATACGAATATACATCATCACATGTATCATCGCCCCAGGAAAAAGAACCCGAAAAATCGAAgaacagcaacagcaacagcaaaAACCACAAACCCTCCTCGAATCTAGTGCTTCCATCCACCCCCCTCTCAAcactcttcctcctcctcctcaccaCCGCTCTCTCCCTCATCACCGCTCCCCTAGTCGAACCCCGCTACTTCATCCTCCCTTTCATATTCCTGCGTTTGCATTTCCCCACCCTCGCAacttccccctcccccaagatcaagatcaatacCCGTTTATACGCCGAGACGATGTGGTATCTATTAATCAATGCAGTCACGgggtatatatttttatatcgAGGATTTGAGTGGGTACAGGAGCCGGGGAAGGTGCAGAGATTTATGTGGTAG